In the genome of Dermatobacter hominis, the window ACGAGGACAGCTCCTCGGGGATCTCCATGCCGTCCGACAGCTTGAAGCCGACGGCGTGCTTCTTGGGGTTGTCGAACTCCCACATCACGTTGATCGACAGCCCGCTCTCGTAGAACACGTAGTCGAACTTGATGCCCGGGACCTCGAACGAGGTGGCCTCGAGCGGCGGCGACTCGATGACGATGCCGCGCTCCTCCTCGAGGATGGTGCTGACCCGGTCGATCGTCTTCTTGGCCTTGCTCGCCGGCTCGACGGTGAACACGTGGTCGTACTTGTTCTTGAAGTAGCGGGCCTCGTTGGCCCGGAGCCCGGCCAGCGCATCGGCCACCGGCGACGACTCCAGACCGACGGTCGAGACCTCGTTGAAGTCCACTTCGTACGACATGAGCACCTCCACTGGCCGCTGCGGGACCGGTGCGACCGGGCGGCACGCTACTCCCGGCGGACGGCGCCGGCGCACCGAGGTGTACGAATGGGGGCCGTCCGAGGAGGTCGCCCATGCCGAGTCCGGAGCACGACGAGATCGTCGCCCTCATCCGCGCCAGTGCGGACGACCCCACGGCGGTCGTCGGCTTCGACGAGGCCCGTGCCCGCCTCGACTCCCTCGGCGCCATCTTCGCCGTGCCCGACGGGGTGGAGATCACACCTGCCGAGCTCGCCGGTGTGCGGGTCGAGCGCTTCCGGCCGTCGGGCGCCGTCGGGCCCGGGTCGATCCAGTACCACCACGGCGGCTCCTACATCGGCGGTTCGCTCGACAGCCATCGGCCGCTCACCGCCCGCCTGGCCGCGGCGACCGGCCGGGAGGTCGTCGCCGTCGACTACCGGCTCGCTCCCGAGCACCCCTTCCCCGCCGGCCTCGACGACGCCCGTGCGGTGCACCGCCACCTCGTGGACGTCGAGGGCATCGACCCGGCCCAGCTGGTGGTCGCCGGCGACTCCGCCGGTGGCGGGCTCACCGCGGCGCTCACGTTGGCCCTGCGCGACGACGGGTCGGCACCCGCCGGTGCGGTCCTCCTCTCGCCCTGGCTCGACCTCACGCTCACGAACACCTCGATCACGGAGCTCGCGGACGACGATCCGATGCTGACCGCCGACGCGCTCGCCCGGGCGGCCGAGGCCTACGCCGGCGGCCGTCTGAAGGAGCCGCTCGTCTCGCCGGTGTTCGGCGACCTGGCCGGTCTGCCGCCGATGCTCGTGCTGGTCGGGACCGCGGAGATCCTGCTCGACGACAGCCGGACGTTCGCCGAGCGCGCGACGGCAGCGGGCAGCGACGTCGACCTCGACGTCCACGAGGGGCTCATCCACGTGTGGCCGTTCGTCGACGGGATCCCCGAGTCCGCCGCCGCCCTCCGGCGCATCGCCGACTGGATCGACGCGACGGTCGGCGCCTGAGGTCGCGGCACGGCCACGGCGATCGCATCCGCCGTCGGTAGGGTCCGGGTCGTGCGGTACGTGGTCCTGGGAGCCGGCGGCATCGGCGGCACGATCGGCGGACGGGTGTTCGAGCACGGCCACGACGTCGTGCTCGTCGCCCGCGGCGCGCACCTCGAGGCGCTCCGCGACCGTGGGCTCGAGCTGCGGTCGCCGCAGGGCACGGTCGTCCTCCCGATCCCCGCGGTCGCCGACGCCTCGGAGCTCGCCCTCGGATCGGCCGACGTGGTGCTGCTGGCGACGAAGACGCAGGACACGGTGGCGGCGCTCGCCACGCTCGACGGCGCCCCCGACGTGACCGTCGTGTGCGCGCAGAACGGGGTGCAGAACGAGCGCATGGCGCTGCGGCGCGTCGCCGACGTCCACGGCATGTGCGTCGCCCTGCCGGCGAGCCACCTCGAGCCCGGCGTGGTCGAGTGCTACGCCGCGCCCCGCAACGGCATCCTCGACGTCGGCCGCTACCCGACCGGCACCGACGCCACCGACGAGCGCATCGCCGCCGACCTCGAGGGCTCGGGCTTCATCGCCAGCGCCGCACCCGACGTGATGGCCCGCAAGTACGGGAAGCTCCTGATGAACCTGGCCAACGTGCTCGAGGCCGCCGCCGCTCCCGAGGCGTGGGGCGACCTCTACGACCGAGCGCGGACGGAGGCGCTCGAGTGCTTCGAGGCCGCCGGCATCGAGGTCGACACTGGGGACGACCCCCGACGCGAGCAGATGCGGATGACACCGATCGACGGGCGTCGGCGGTCGGGCGGCTCGACGTGGCAGAGCCTGGCCAAGGGGTCGGGCTCGACCGAGGCCGACTACCTCAACGGCGAGGTGGTGCTGCTCGGACGCCTCCACGGCGTGCCGACGCCGGTGAACGAGGGCCTGCAGCGCCTGGCCCGTCACCTCGCCACGACGGGCGCCGAGCCGGGCTCGATGGACCGCGACTCGCTCGTCGACGCCGTCGACGGCCAGAGCAGCTGACCCCGTTCGGCGAACTTGTACGCGTGCGACCAATGAGCGGTCCGTGGCGTACGAGATCGACGGGTTGGGCCCTGTCGTCGGGCCCCGGTCGGCCAACTTGTACGCGAGCGACCAGCCGGTGATACGTGGCGTACAAGTTCGATGGGGTGGGGTCCCGGAGGAGCGGGCCTCATCGGACCAGCCGGCCTGAACCGGCCCGACCCCCGGCCGGCTGGGCCGGTCAGCCCCAGCGGGGGGCGGCGTCGGGGTCGATGCCGAGGGACAGCTTCCCGATGAGCTCGTGGGCCAGCATCGTGTTGCCCGGGTGGAACCGGCCCATGCGGACGTCCCGGAACAGCTGCTCGATGCGGTTGCGCCGGAAGGCGCCGGCGCCACCGGTGAGGTCGAGCGCCTTGTCGACGATCTCGAAGCTGCGGTCGATCACGAAGGACCGGCAACCGACGAGATGCGCCGGCCAGTCCGGGTGCTCGACGCCGGCCGCCCAGTCCCGGGCCGTGCGCTCGAGCAGGGCGTCGG includes:
- a CDS encoding phage tail protein, translated to MSYEVDFNEVSTVGLESSPVADALAGLRANEARYFKNKYDHVFTVEPASKAKKTIDRVSTILEEERGIVIESPPLEATSFEVPGIKFDYVFYESGLSINVMWEFDNPKKHAVGFKLSDGMEIPEELSSFKFARQKSKLAGTIRGSYFVIKGDY
- a CDS encoding alpha/beta hydrolase, which translates into the protein MPSPEHDEIVALIRASADDPTAVVGFDEARARLDSLGAIFAVPDGVEITPAELAGVRVERFRPSGAVGPGSIQYHHGGSYIGGSLDSHRPLTARLAAATGREVVAVDYRLAPEHPFPAGLDDARAVHRHLVDVEGIDPAQLVVAGDSAGGGLTAALTLALRDDGSAPAGAVLLSPWLDLTLTNTSITELADDDPMLTADALARAAEAYAGGRLKEPLVSPVFGDLAGLPPMLVLVGTAEILLDDSRTFAERATAAGSDVDLDVHEGLIHVWPFVDGIPESAAALRRIADWIDATVGA
- a CDS encoding ketopantoate reductase family protein; protein product: MRYVVLGAGGIGGTIGGRVFEHGHDVVLVARGAHLEALRDRGLELRSPQGTVVLPIPAVADASELALGSADVVLLATKTQDTVAALATLDGAPDVTVVCAQNGVQNERMALRRVADVHGMCVALPASHLEPGVVECYAAPRNGILDVGRYPTGTDATDERIAADLEGSGFIASAAPDVMARKYGKLLMNLANVLEAAAAPEAWGDLYDRARTEALECFEAAGIEVDTGDDPRREQMRMTPIDGRRRSGGSTWQSLAKGSGSTEADYLNGEVVLLGRLHGVPTPVNEGLQRLARHLATTGAEPGSMDRDSLVDAVDGQSS